A window of Actinomadura viridis genomic DNA:
CCGACGACGTCGCAGGCATGATGGGCTGCTACACGTTCCCCACCCACGTCGGGCGCGCCCACCCCGACGTCCCGCTCGGCGTGGAGATCCCGACGCTCGCCGAGGCGCTGCGCGACGAGTTCCCCGCCGCCGCCGTGCGCCTGGCCGCCTCCGGCGAGGTGCTGTCCGGCACCGACGCCGACGCCGAAGCGGGCATCGACGCGGCCGTCGCCGCCGCCCTGGACGCCGACGTGTGCGTGCTCGCCCTCGGCGACCGCGCCGGGCTCTTCGGCCGCGGCACGTCCGGGGAGGGCTGCGACGCCGAGACCTTCGCGTTGCCGGGACGGCAGGCAGATCTGGCCAAGGCGGTCCTGGACACCGGTACGCCGACGGTCGTGGTGGTGCTCTCCGGCCGCCCGTACGCGCTGGGCGACATCGCCGGGCGGGCCGCCGCCGTCCTCCAGGCGTTCTTCCCCGGCGAGGAGGGGGCGCGCGCCGTCGCAGGGATCCTGTCGGGCCGCCTGGAGCCGTCCGGCCGCCTCCCCCTGAGCGTGCCCCGCACGGCGTCCAGCCCGTCCCCCGCCTACCTGCGGTCGCGGATGGAGTCCGCGCACGACTGGAGCACGATCGATCCCGCGCCCCTGTACCCGTTCGGGCATGGCCTCTCCTGGACGCGGTTCGACTACGGCGGGCTGGAGGTGGACGAACGCGCGCCCACCGACGGCCAGGTGACCGTGCGCGCCGTCGTCCGCAACGTGGGCGACCGGCCCGGCACCGAGGTCGTCCAGCTCTACCTCGCCGACCCGGTCGCCTCGGTCGTCCGGCCCGAACGCCTGCTCGCGGGCTGGGCGCGGCTGCGCCTGGAAGCGGGCGCCGCCGCCCGCGTGGAGTTCACCGTGCACGCCGACCGGACCTCCTTCACCGGCCCCGACCTGCGGCGCGTCGTCGAACCCGGCGTCATCGAGGTCGAGGTGGGGCGGTCCAGCGGGGACCTGCCGCTGCGCGGATCGTTCACCCTGCACGGGCCGGTCCGCGAGCCCGGCCCCGACCGGGTCCTCACCGTCCCCGTGCGGGTGGTGCCGCTGTGACCGCCGCGCCCCCACCCCGCCGCTTCCGCAACCCCGTCCTGCCCGGCTGCCACCCCGACCCGTCCGTCTGCCGCGTGGGCGACGACTTCTACCTGGTGACCTCGTCGTTCGAGTGGTTCCCCGGGCTGCCCCTGTTCCACAGCCGCGACCTGGTGCACTGGCGGCCGATCGGGCACGCGATGGACCGGCCGTCGCAGCTCCCCCTGGACGGCGTCCGCGCCTCCGGCGGCCTGTACGCGCCGACGCTCCGCCACCACGACGGCCGCTTCTACCTGGTCTGCACGCTCGTGGACGGCACGTCCTGGTCCGGGCACTTCGTCCTTACCGCGACCGACCCCGCCGGCCCGTGGTCCGAACCGCACCCCCTGGACGGCGCGGGCATCGACCCCTCGCTGTTCTTCGACGACGACGGGCGCGCCTGGTTCACCGCCACCCGGGAGACCGGACGGTACGAGGGGCACACCGAGATCTACCTGCGCGAGTTCGACCCGTCCGCGCTCACCCTGACCGGCGGTGAGCACGTGATCTGGGACGGCGCGGTGAAGGGCGCCATCTGGTCCGAGGGCTCCCACCTCTACAAGATCGGCGGGCGCTACCACCTCCTGACCGCCGAGGGCGGCACCGCGCACGACCACGCGGTGATGATGGCGCGCGCCGACCACGTCACCGGCCCGTACGAGGGCGACCCGCGCAACCCGGTCCTGACCCACCGGCACCTCGGGCTCGGCCACCCGATCGTGGGCACCGGCCACGCCGACCTGGTGGAGACCCCCGGCGGCGAATGGTGGATGGTCCTGCTCGCGATGCGCCCGCACCACGACGGCCGCTGCGTCCTCGGCCGCGAGACATTCCTGACCCCCGTCCGCTGGGAGGACGGCTGGCCCGTCGCCGGTCCCGTCGAGCCGAGCCACCCGTCCCCGTCCCTGCCGGAGCACCGGTGGCCCGCCGAACCCGCCTGCGACCACTTCGACGCTCCGGACCTCGGCCCGTCCTGGAACGTTCTCCGCACCCCGCGCGAACGCTGGTGGAGCCTCACCGAACGCCCCGGCCACCTGCGGCTGCGAGCACGGCCGGTGTCCCTGGCCGCCAACCCCTCGTTCGTCGGCCGCCGCCAGAGCCACCCGGCGTTCGCCGCGTACACCGCGCTCGACCTCGCGGGCGAGCACGCCTCGGCGGGGCTCGCCCTCGTCCAGAACGACGCCTTCCACGTCCTGCTCCTCTCGACCGGACGGGAACTGCGGCTGGTCGTCCGGGAACGCGGCGTCGCGTCCGTCCTGGCCGAGGTGCCGGCCGAGTGCCACCGGGTCCGGCTGGGCGTGGAGGCGCACGGACGCTGGTACCAGGCCCGCTACTCCCTGGAGCCCGGCCGCTGGGAACCGCTCGGCGCCCCCGTCGACGGCGACCTGCTGAGCAGCCAGGTCGCGGGCGGTTTCACCGGCGTGTACGTCGGCGTGTACGCCACCGGCGACGGCGGCCACGCCGACTTCGACTGGTTCGAGTACTCCCCGCTGGGCTGATCACTGTCAGCCCGTTCCGGCAGGATGTCCCCGTACACGCCGAGAAGGGGGACGGATCATGGGTGACTACTTCGAGCGCATCATCGACCTGGAGGTGCCCCTCCAGGACGCGGGCCCGCTCGCGGACCGGATGGTCGACTGGCTGGTCGCCGAGGGCGTCCTCCTGCGCGAGACGTCCGGCGACGGGGTGTACAGCCTCGGCGTGGACGAAGGGCACCTCCCCGGCCCGAACTGGGAACGCGCCGTGCACGGCACCCCCGGCACCACCTGGCCCCCGGCCGCGATGGCGGTCATCGTCGCCCGGGACGACCACCTCGGCGGCCAGGGCGAGAGCGAGGCGGACTCGGCGACCTGCCCCCGCTGCGGCACCCGTACCGTGATCATCGACTACCCGGAGAGCTTCGAGGCCGACGAGGAGGCGTGGCGGCCGTTCAGCGAGGCCATCGACCGCTGGAAGGAGACCGGCGAGGCGGACGCCCCCTGCCCCGCCTGCCAGACCTCCAGCCCGGTCACCGAATGGGACTTCGGTGACAACTTCGACCTCGGGGCGCTCGCCTTCGACTTCTGGGGCTGGCCGCCCCTGGCCGACGCCTTCTACGAGGAGTTCACCCGCCGCCTGGGCCACCGCACCGCGCGGCAGAGCGGCAAGTTCTGAGCCCCTCTCGACGGCCCCGGCCACCGCGCGAGCGCGTCACCTGCGCGGCGGCGAGGAGACACCGGGCGGATCGCGAGGCGATGTCGCGTTCACTCAGGCCCGGTGAGCGGTGGATGTCGACCGGAGCGCGGGCTCCGCGGCGATCTCGGTCCTCAAACCGGGGCGGTGACCTGCCGGCTCGCCGGTACGGCCCGGTCGGCCAGGGCCTTCTCCAGACGCTTGATGTGGTAGTGCTGCTGGCGCGCCATGCGCTGCAGGTCCATGACGACCCGGAGGAACTGGTCCATCTCCCCGGCTCGGCTGAGGATCTCGTCGGGCACCCGCGCATCGAGCCGGCAGGCGTCCTGCTCCTGCTGGAGCAGGGCCTGCGCCCATGCCAGGGTGAGGGGCTTGAACGACGCGGGATGATTGGCCACGATCCGGGCCCGCACGGTGAGGTCGTTCTCGGCGGCCTCCACATGCAGGCCGGTGTCCTTGTTGCGCGCCCTGAACAGCGGCTCGGCGATGTGGTGAGCGTTGAATCCCCGTTCCGCGCAGCCGATCCAGAAGTCCCAGTCCTCGCCCACCCGCATGTGCTCGTCGTAGCCGCCGACGGCCTCCCACACCTCACGGCGGTACAGCGAGCAGTAGAACATGATCAGCCGCTGGAGCAGCAGTTCCCTGCTGTACGGCGGAAAGGACAGTACCTGTGGCGGAACGTCCTCGGCGTCGGTGAAGACGTGGAGATCGGTGGAGACGATGGCGATGTCCGGCTCGGCGTCGAGGACCGCGGTCGTCTTCTCCAGCATGGTCGGGCCGATCGCGTCGTCGGCGTCCAACGGCAGGATGTAGCGTCCGGCCGCGGCGGCGACGCCGGCGTTGCGTGCGGCGGAGACTCCGGCGTTGGCCTGCTGGAGCAGGCGGATGCGCCGGTCGGGATGGCGGTCGATGAAGTCCCTGGCCACGGCCGAGGAGTCATCGGTGCTGCCATCGTCGACGATGACGATCTCCCATTCGCCGAACGTCTGCCCGAGCACGCTGTTCAGCGCCTGGGGCAGGTAGCAGCCATAGTTGTAGCAGGGGATGACCACGGAGACTACGGGTTCTCTGCTGTCACTCATTCCTGGTCCTTCACTTCGGGCGTAAGTGGTCGTTTCATTTCGGAGGCGGTCCTTGCCTTCGGGCGTGAGCCGAAGGCACGTGCCAGGCGGCGCTCCCGTTCAGGCAATCGGAGCGGCCGCTTCGCTGAGCGACTCCGAGCAGTGGTGCGGATGCAGAACTTCGAGTCGGGGCAACGCCCAGCACGACGTGCCCATGTCCTTGGCCAGGGCCGCCAGGCCCTCGGTCTCGATGAGGTGCCGGTAGGGGACCGGCGGGAACACCAGCCCCGCGCGGTGCAGGTCCGCCCGTACCAGCAGCACGCTGCCGCCCACCGAATCGACGCGGATGAGGTCGTGCGCGCTGAACTCGTCGAGATAGGCCCTGCCGAACCCCCTGGGGGGCAGCAGGATGCCGTCGCGGACCCACTGCGCCCAGTTCAGGGCGCCGGCCTCCGGCCTTAAGAGGTAGGTATTGAGGTCGTACGTGGGGCCGTTGGGCTCGCCGGCACAGTGCGGCACGACGATGTCCTTGCGCGCTGCCAGCAGCCGCTGGATCAGATCGCGGGGGTAACCGGTCACGTCGACATCGATCCAGAGCACCCACCGCTCATCGGTCAGGGCGCGGGAGAGCAGGTGGTTTCGGGCTCTGGCCAGGGCGGATCTGCGTTCCCGTTGCACGCCGGGCTCCCAGGACCGTCCGCGCAGGCGGACCCCGGCATGGTGGCGCACGAGGGTGACACGGCGGTACCGCTGCTCGAGTTCGGGCAGCGCGCGTTCAAGCACGTCCCAGGTGTCGTCCTGGCTGTCGCCTTCGAGCAGGCCCAGCGAGATCGCCTCGTGCGGATAGTCCAGACCGCGCAGGTTCTCCAGATGGCCGGGCAGGAACCGGACCGCGTCCTTGACCGGTGTGAGCACCAGTACCGAAGGCCGTTCACGCGTGGGCGCCGGAGCCGGCTCACTGATCACCCATCGCGCCCGATGGGGCCGCAGGGCGTCGGTATCGGTCCCGGCGCGGCATTCTGTCCCGGTGCTCGCATCGGCCCGGGCGCTCGCATCGGCCCGGGTGCCGGTGCCGGTCTCATCATGGACGAGGTCCGCTGGAGCGAGCGGAAGCCGTGCCGCCATCGCCAGGAGCCTCTCGGCATAGGCACCGCCGCGCCATACCCGGGTCGCCGCATCGAAGATGCGTTCGAAATGGGTGGGCTCGAAGGTGTTGTTCTCGTGGCACACATAGGTGCAGAGATCTGGTGCGTCCACGGAGACGACCCGGTTCTCGCTGACGATCTGAGCCGCGACGGGGGTGTCCTCACCCCGGCGTTGCGCCGGGTAGCGCGGGAGCGCGTCTTTCGCGCAGAGCATGGTGCCCTCCCACACGCGCATGTGGGAGACGGCCAGTTCGCGGCGGGCGGGCCGCCACAGTCGCTGCCGAGCGAGGAAACATGCCTCGGCCCCGAGCGCGAGGAGTGCCGCCATCTGCACCTCGACCCGTTCCGGGTCGTACAGGTCATCGTCGTCCCACTGGCACACGTACGTCCCGGTCGCGCTGTCCACCGCGATGTTGCGCAGAGCTCCAAGCGGTAGCCCGGCCGGCGGGAGCCGATGGAAACGAATGCGCTCATCTCCGAGACCACGAACCAGCTTTTCCAGGGCGTCATCCAGCCCGTCGTCCACCACGACCAGTTCTCTGCTCGGATAGGTCTGGGCGATGAAACATCGGATCGCGCGCTCGGCGAAGGCCGGGCGGTCCTTCGTCACCATCAGGCAGGAGACCGGCGGCGCTGCGGCGCCGGAGGCCCAGCGGCTGCGCTGCTCGTCCAGGTCGAAGGCCCCGTCGGCCAGGGGGCGCAGGCCCTGACTCGCCCAGAACCTCACCCTCCTGTTCGACGAGGGCCGCGGCCTCCAGGATTCTTCTCCCGCCCAGCTCGCGGCTCCGTGATGCACGGCATAA
This region includes:
- a CDS encoding glycosyltransferase, giving the protein MSDQKIIPALIHQAWGDANVPSRWREWVDSWRRHHPGWDYRLWTDADSRSFLMEHYPWFLPVYDGYPDPVMRADAVRYFLLDHFGGVYADLDVQSLRPVGELLTGRELVLGCEPSVHTRLPQARHRGLGRILGNAFIASRARHPFWAHVHRELVRTHRLADALDVSGPFFLTRALENAPEPESITVVGSELLYPKVSPYARRLFAPQETDLDQAYAVHHGAASWAGEESWRPRPSSNRRVRFWASQGLRPLADGAFDLDEQRSRWASGAAAPPVSCLMVTKDRPAFAERAIRCFIAQTYPSRELVVVDDGLDDALEKLVRGLGDERIRFHRLPPAGLPLGALRNIAVDSATGTYVCQWDDDDLYDPERVEVQMAALLALGAEACFLARQRLWRPARRELAVSHMRVWEGTMLCAKDALPRYPAQRRGEDTPVAAQIVSENRVVSVDAPDLCTYVCHENNTFEPTHFERIFDAATRVWRGGAYAERLLAMAARLPLAPADLVHDETGTGTRADASARADASTGTECRAGTDTDALRPHRARWVISEPAPAPTRERPSVLVLTPVKDAVRFLPGHLENLRGLDYPHEAISLGLLEGDSQDDTWDVLERALPELEQRYRRVTLVRHHAGVRLRGRSWEPGVQRERRSALARARNHLLSRALTDERWVLWIDVDVTGYPRDLIQRLLAARKDIVVPHCAGEPNGPTYDLNTYLLRPEAGALNWAQWVRDGILLPPRGFGRAYLDEFSAHDLIRVDSVGGSVLLVRADLHRAGLVFPPVPYRHLIETEGLAALAKDMGTSCWALPRLEVLHPHHCSESLSEAAAPIA
- a CDS encoding glycoside hydrolase family 43 protein, which translates into the protein MTAAPPPRRFRNPVLPGCHPDPSVCRVGDDFYLVTSSFEWFPGLPLFHSRDLVHWRPIGHAMDRPSQLPLDGVRASGGLYAPTLRHHDGRFYLVCTLVDGTSWSGHFVLTATDPAGPWSEPHPLDGAGIDPSLFFDDDGRAWFTATRETGRYEGHTEIYLREFDPSALTLTGGEHVIWDGAVKGAIWSEGSHLYKIGGRYHLLTAEGGTAHDHAVMMARADHVTGPYEGDPRNPVLTHRHLGLGHPIVGTGHADLVETPGGEWWMVLLAMRPHHDGRCVLGRETFLTPVRWEDGWPVAGPVEPSHPSPSLPEHRWPAEPACDHFDAPDLGPSWNVLRTPRERWWSLTERPGHLRLRARPVSLAANPSFVGRRQSHPAFAAYTALDLAGEHASAGLALVQNDAFHVLLLSTGRELRLVVRERGVASVLAEVPAECHRVRLGVEAHGRWYQARYSLEPGRWEPLGAPVDGDLLSSQVAGGFTGVYVGVYATGDGGHADFDWFEYSPLG
- a CDS encoding glycosyltransferase family A protein translates to MSDSREPVVSVVIPCYNYGCYLPQALNSVLGQTFGEWEIVIVDDGSTDDSSAVARDFIDRHPDRRIRLLQQANAGVSAARNAGVAAAAGRYILPLDADDAIGPTMLEKTTAVLDAEPDIAIVSTDLHVFTDAEDVPPQVLSFPPYSRELLLQRLIMFYCSLYRREVWEAVGGYDEHMRVGEDWDFWIGCAERGFNAHHIAEPLFRARNKDTGLHVEAAENDLTVRARIVANHPASFKPLTLAWAQALLQQEQDACRLDARVPDEILSRAGEMDQFLRVVMDLQRMARQQHYHIKRLEKALADRAVPASRQVTAPV